In Thermococcus sp. 21S7, the following are encoded in one genomic region:
- a CDS encoding AbrB/MazE/SpoVT family DNA-binding domain-containing protein, giving the protein MTTVEVKKIDPQGRLVLPKSWRERWGNEVILIELDDRIEIIPRKKPRLSKFFNIIDAEIKGTDVEKELLESLY; this is encoded by the coding sequence ATGACCACTGTGGAAGTCAAAAAAATTGATCCCCAGGGAAGACTTGTCCTGCCAAAGAGCTGGCGTGAGAGGTGGGGAAATGAGGTCATTCTAATTGAGCTTGATGACAGGATCGAGATAATCCCCCGGAAGAAACCAAGGCTCTCCAAGTTTTTTAACATAATTGATGCCGAGATTAAAGGAACCGACGTTGAAAAAGAGCTCCTGGAAAGCCTCTACTGA